In the genome of bacterium, the window CCCGCCTCGGAACCAGTTCCGGTGTGAAGATCATCGAGGAAGCCCGCGCTTCCGGATTGTCTTGATCGCGGGAACGAAGAGGTGAGTGCGGGAATCAGGGGATTCCCGCTTTCTTCATGGAGAGATGGTTTCGCGAATCGGCGCGATCCGTCCCGAAAGCTGCGTCACGCTGTCGGCCTGAGCGTTCTCCGCGGGCTTCAGTCGCCACGCCAGTGTGGTCGGCACACACAGATTGCGATTGTCCGAGGTGCAATAGGCCAGCGACAGCTCTACGAGGTATTCCCTTGAGGAATCGAGTGCGGAAGCGGGAACCCGGATCGTCACCGGCAACTTGCCCGGCGGAACGTCGCCTTCGATTTCGTTCCAGATTCCGCCGATGGATCCGAATGCGTAGTGGATCGGCGCTTCGGTGTTGAGGTGAATAGAGTCCGCGAAATCCGCTGAGAGTCGGAGAACGAGACCTGCTCCCGGTCGAACGTTCACCCGCTGCATGGGTAGGTGATCGAGCGAAACGTCGGTTTCGGTGGCCGCGTAGAGTCCGCGCAGCGCGAATTCGCTCCACGCGTTGTTCAGCAGGTTGTAGCGAATCACGCGGTCGTGATTGGTGTCCGCGATATATAGGGTATCTCCCGCGACCGAGATTCCGCCCGGCTCATAGAGGACGAGTTCGCCCTCCCGGGCGGAAGCAAGGAGGGATTCTCCGGTTCCGGCGATCGTCTCCACCGTACCTTTGGCCTCGTGAATTCGCTTGATCTTGTGATTGTACGTGTCGGCCACCAGAATTTCGTCGCCATGAACAGCCACACCGAGCGGATGCTGAAGAAGCGCTCGACTCAGTTTGCCGTCGCGATCTCCGAAATCAAAGAGTCCCCGGCCGATGAGGGTCATCACCTCGCGAGTCTTCAAATTCACCTTGCGTACCGCGCTGACTTCGCTGTCCGCAAAATACAGCCAGTCGCCCGCGTATGCGAAGCCTGACGGTTGCGCGAGTGCCGCGTGCTGCCCGTCGCCGTCCTGAATGTCTTCGTAGCCGGAACCGGCCCACGCCCGCACCGCGAAGGTCTTCGTATCCAGCACCCACAACTGATGCGATCCGGCCATGGCGATGTACAGTGTGTCGCCGATCAGAGCCAGATCCCACGGACTATTCAATCCCTGAAAGCGACCAACTCGTCCGCCCGCGCGATCATAGACCTGTTCGCCGGTTCCGGCGACGGTCTCGACCAGACGAGTCGAGAGGTCAAGCCGTCGGATTAAGTGATTATCGGTATCGGCGACGTACAGCACGTTTTCGGCAGAATCATAGGCCAGACCCTGTGGATTGTCGAACTCCGCATCGGCGAATGTCCCGTCACTACGGCCTTTGCGACCCGAGCCGGCGACCGCGATCACGAGGCCCGTCGGATCGGCAACGATCACGCGATCGTGATTGGAGTCGGAGATGAACACGAACTTGCCGGACGACTCGGCCAGCACTTTTCCGGGAAACGCGAGGCCGGACGATGCGGTTACCCGCCCGCTGCGACGGATGCTTGGCGGAGATGCGGCCAACGTTCCGTTTTCCCGCCCTTCTTCGAGTAGCGTGTAGACAATCGCGTCCAATGCGTGGCGGTTGCCCTCGCCGGATAGAGTCCCGACAACCCGGCCTTCCGGATCAAGCACCACCAGCGTCGGCCACGCCCGCACGCCATACGTGGACCAGATGCGGTGCCCCTCGTCCACGATCACCGGATGGGCGATGTCATATCGCGCGCAGGCCGTCTCGATGTTTCGCGGGTCGCTCTCGTTGTCGAACTTCGCCGAGTGCACGCCGATCACAACCACCGGTTGCCCCGCGTACTTGTGTTCGATGTACTCCAGATCGGGCAGCACGTGCATGCAGTTAATGCAGCAGTATGTCCAGAAGTCAAGAACCACCACGTTCCCCGCGAGGTCATCCCGCAGGGAAAGTCGGCGATCGGAATTGACCCACGCAAACTCTTTCGGAAATTCGGGTGCCCGCATGCGGTCGGAGGGCAAGTCCAGTCTTCGCATCGGTGTGTCCTTTTCTTCAGACTTTTCAGCGGTTGCCCCGTGGGCCAGCTTCCCCGTCCGGCAGGAACCCAGCCCCATGGCGACCACGAGGAACAGAAGTACGAGTATTGATCGGTTAGTTGGCAATAGCATTGTGTATCCCCAAGAACTCACTTAATAGACTCTGGTGTCTGTTATTTGGTTCCAAACGATGCGCTTATGTATATTAATTTCAATTTAATAGCGGAGAATATCGTAGCCCAATATTTTCAGATACGTGGAACCGCACCTCCCGGGCAAACGTTCAGTTATTGTCTCCGCCCCTTCAAGCAATTGCAGCCATCGTCCCGGAAGTCCTCGCCGGCAGGAATTCGTGTGATCTTCATTCTGGACAATTACGATTCGTTTACGTATAATCTCGTACAGGCCGTGCGGGGGCTGGGCGAGGCGGTTCATGTGGCTCGCAATGACGAGGTCACGGCCGCCGGAATTCTGGAGCGGCGGCCATCGGGACTTATCCTTTCTCCCGGGCCGGGCCGCCCGGAGGCTGCCGGGAATATGCCTCAGATTTTTGCCGAGCTTGCAGATCAACTTCCTATTCTGGGAGTATGCCTCGGCCATCAGATGATTGCCCGGCACTACGGCGGGCAGATCATCACGGCCAGTCGTCTTGTCCATGGCAAAGCCGATTTGGTTCGCCACGACAATCGCGGAGTACTGCGCGGACTGCCCGATCCGTTCGCCGCCGGCCGATACCACTCGCTGGCGGTGGACAAGAGCCGTGTTCCCGAGTGCCTCGAAATCTCGGCCCGGAGCGAGGACGGCGAAATCATGGGGCTTCGTCATCGAAAGCTGCCCGTGAACGGCGTGCAGTTCCATCCCGAATCCATTCTGACTCCCGAGGGCCTGCAGATCATTCGCAATTTCATTTCGAGCACACGGCGCTTTCCGCAGCCCGTCCGTTCCACACCTTCGTATGCATAATCGGCGGAGAATCCGTCCGATGTTGATTATCATGAAAAGCGACGCCACCGACGAACAAATTCAATCGGTAGTCCGCAGCCTCGAAGAATCGGGCTGCTCCGCGCGGGTGGTTTCCGGCTCCGCACGCACGGCTATCGCCGTCAGCGGTGACGAGCGACCGCTCGATCCGGCCCGCGTGGAGTTGCTGCCGGGCGTCCTGCAGGCGCTGCGCGTAGCCGAACCGTTCAGGCTCGTCACGCGCGAGAATCACGCCGAGGATTCCGTCGTTCACGTCGGCGACGTCGCCGTCGGCGGGCGGGAACTGACGGTCATCGCCGGACCCTGCGCCGTCGAGTCCAAGCAGCAGCTCTTCGAAACCGCTTTGCGCGTCAAGAGTTGCGGTGTGCGACTCCTTCGCGGTGGGGCGTATAAACCGCGCACCTCGCCCTACTCGTTTCAGGGTCTGGGCGAAGAAGGGATGAGACTGCTCGCCGAGGTCGGCGAAGCCGTCGGACTCCCCGTGGTGAGTGAAGTCGTAGACGAGCACAGCACCGAACTCGCGAAGGAATTCGTAGACGTCATCCAGATCGGCGCGCGCAACATGCAGAACTACGTGCTGCTCAAGCGCGCCGCGCGCTGCGGCAAACCCGTCCTGCTCAAGCGGGGAGTGGCCGCCACGCTCGAAGAATTTTTGGGCGCGGCCGAATACATCATGGCCGAGGGCAATCCCGACGTGATTCTCTGCGAGCGCGGCATTCGCACGTTCTCCGACTACACCCGCAACACGCTCGACCTGAGTATCGTTCCCGTCATCAAGGCCGTCTCGCATCTGCCGATCATCACCGATCCGTCTCACGCCACCGGCCGTCGCGACATCGTGTTGCCGTTGGCCCGCGCTTCCATCGCCGCGGGAGCGGACGGCGTCATGGTCGAGATTCATCCCGACCCGGCACGCGCCCTGTCGGACGGGAATCAGTCGCTCTACCCGCTGCAGCTTGACGATCTCACGAAGCAGCTTGCCGAGCTTGCGCCGAGCGTGGGCCGCACTTTCTCGCGGTCGAGCTGATTTCACCGTTCACGCATGAGTCGAGCCATCATCACGCCCACCGGCCGGCCGCTTCACGGATCACCCAAACTTCCCGGAGACAAGTCCATCTCCCATCGCCGCGCGCTCCTGTCTCTCTACGTGGACGGCGACGTGGTGCTGGAGAACTACTCGGACGGACAAGATTGCCAAACGACTCTGTCATGTCTGGAACGTCTCGGCAAACGCGTCGAACGAACTGACAATCGAGTGGTTCTAACCGGGCCGGCCGTGAGTTCAAACGGGGAACTCGACTGCGGCAATTCGGGGACGACGGCCCGTCTTCTGATGGGAATCCTGGCGGGGCGGGAGGGGGAGTGGATTCTTCGCGGTGATGAATCGCTCTCGCGAAGGCCGATGGAGCGCGTGGCCGATCCGCTGCGCCGCATGGGAGCGCAGATCACAACCGCCGGTGGCCGCTTGCCCGCGTGGATTTCGGGACGGAAGCTGCATGGAATCGCATATGACTCTTCCCTCGCCAGCGCTCAAGTAAAGTCAGCCGTGCTGCTCGCCGCTCTGTCTGCTGAAGGAGTTACTCGCTATCACGAGCCGTTTCCGTCGCGCTATCACACCGAGCGAATTCTCGGTATATCGGCCGATGGGGAAGGTTGGATAACCCTCGATCCCGCACGAACGCGCGTCGAGACGGACAGGCTGTCAGCCGTTGTACCCGGCGATCCTTCGGCGGCGGCCTTCTGGGTCGCCGCAGTCGTTCTGGTAGCTGACTCATCTCTGGAAATGAGGGGCGTGCTCGCCAATCCGATCCGGCTCTCGTATCTTGACGCTTTGAAAAGCGCGGGCGTGCGTGTTCTGATTCGAGATGAATATGCGAGCTACGGTGAAACCGTCGCGACAATAGAAGCGCAATACTCTCCTATCGGTTGCTTCAATCTTGGACGCGAAAATGTGCCCGGGGTGATAGATGAATTGCCGGTTCTTGCCGTCATGTCCGCCTGTTCCGATGGCATCAGCACGTTTCACGGAGTGAGCGAGCTGCGAAGGAAGGAATCGAATCGCCTCCAACTGCTCGCCGAGGGTCTCACACGAATGGGCGCGCTTGCAGAACACGACGAGGATTCACTGACGATACGGGGCGGTGCCCTTCACGGCGCGGAGATCGAAACTCACGGCGATCATCGAATCGCGATGGCCTTCGCCGTGGCGGCTCTCGCAGCGAAAGGGAACTCCGTGATTCAGGATGTGGAATGCGTCGCCGTTTCCTATCCCGACTTCTGGGAGGAACTGGATCGAATGGTGCCCGGTTCGGTGAAAATTGAACTCTGAGAAGACCCTCCGACTCGGTCTGATCGGCCGTGATATTTCGTACAGTCTTTCGCCACGAATCCATCAGTGGGGGCTGGTAACTCTTGGTCTCTATGGTGAGTACAGACTATACGATATCAAAGCCGATGAGATTCCATCCCTTCTTCGATCCTCTGAGTGGGACGGACTTAACGTTACGGTTCCCCACAAGACGCTTGTTGCCGGATTGTGCAATATACTCACCGAGGAAGCGCGCCTTTCGCAGTCCGTGAACGTGCTGTTCCGAAGAGAAGGAAAGATATGGGGTAACACGACGGACGGTAAGGGATTCTTATGTGCATTGAACCGTCTGGTGGAACACCCGATAAGTGTTAGGCGCGTGTTGATCATCGGGAGCGGCGGGGCCGCACGAGCCGTTCTTCTGTCGCTTGGCCGGCACAGCGCTATCGAGCATGTGGTTGTTGCCTCGCGGAATCCGGAACAGACGGAACGCAATCTGGCATTGATGAAGGCGAACTGCACCGTTGTTTCTTTGGAGCAGGCGGCAAGCGAGCTAATCGAGTATGATCTCGTTGTGCAAGCTACGCCGGTTGGGAGTGCCCAAGTGCAAGGATTGCCGCTTCCTCAACCGTTCAGATTTGCTCCGATTGCGCACGTCATGGATTTGATCTACTCGCCTCGGAAGACAGAGTTCCTTCGCTTGGCGGAGTCAAACGGCTGCCGAGTGCAGAACGGACTGCTCATGCTCATCGGTCAGGCGGCGGCGAGCTTTAAATTATGGACGAATATTCCATTTCCTCTGGAGCGCGCGATGAAGGAACTATTGCCTGAGTTGGAGGTGGCGTGATTCGCTATCTGACGGCGGGCGAGAGCCACGGCAAATGTTTGATCGGAATTCTCGACGGTTTTCCGGCGGGTTTGACGATTTCCGAAGACGACATTGTCCATGATTTGCGCCGCCGTCAGCTTGGCTACGGTCGCGGCGAGCGAATGAGCATCGAATCCGATCACGCGCAGATTCTGTCCGGCGTTCGTCACGGAATCACGCTTGGTTCTCCCATAGCATTGCTCATCGAGAACAAGGATTGGCCGAGTTGGCGGGATCGAATGGCAATTGGTGTACCGGAATCTGAAACCGATACGGAGGAATTAACCGCACCGCGGCCCGGACATGCCGACTATGCCGGTGCGATCAAGTATCATCACCGCGATATTCGCAACGTGATCGAGCGCTCGTCCGCCCGTGAAACGGCTATGCGGGTCGCGCTGGCAGCGGTGTGTCGAAAGTTTATCGCCGAGTTCAGTATTGCGGTTGGCAGCCATGTTGTTCGTATCGCAAACGTGACGTCGAATTCTGACACGAGCACGCTTCAAGCGGATGAAATCAACCGCCGCGCCGACGCCAGTCCGGTTCGCACGTTGGATCGTGAAGCCGAGCGAGCCACGATGGCCGCCATTGATGAGGCCGGGAAACGCGGAGACACCGTCGGCGGAATCTTTGAAGTGATCGCAACGGGTGTTCCGGTCGGCTTGGGGAGTTATGTACAGCAGGATCGCCGCTTGGATGCAGTGCTCGCGCAGGCAATGATGTCCATTCCCGCCGTGAAGTCCGTGGAGGCTGGTTTGGGAATGGATGCTGCAACGCGTTTCGGCAGTGAGGTCCATGACGAAATGTTTCCGGTTGATTCCGATGCAATAACACGGAAAACGAATCGCGCCGGGGGTATCGAAGGCGGGATCAGCAACGGGGAACCGATTGTGCTTCGTGTGGCGATGAAGCCGCTGCCGACTCTCGGTCGTCCTCTGAAAACAGTGGACCTTGCGACCGGCGAACCAACGACCGCATTACGCGAGCGAAGTGATACGTGTGCCGTTCCTGCCGCCGCCGTTATCGGAGAAGCGATGCTGCTGCTGGCCCTCATGAATCCGTTTCTTGTGAAGTTTGGCGGCGATTCCCTAACCGAGATCCGACGTCATTTCGATGCCAAGCCGGACTCGCCGTGGGCGTGATTTATCTGGCGGGAATGACCGGAGCGGGGAAGACGACCGTTGGCCGATGCCTGGCGTCGAAACTCGGCTGCGCCTTCCTCGACCTCGATGAAGAAATCGAACGTATTGCCGGTACGAGCATCATCGAAATCTTTGCAGCCGATGGCGAGGAAGTCTTTCGTGATTTGGAAACAGCCTCACTTGTAAACATCGGCGAAACGAAGGATGCCGTTGTAGCATTGGGTGCGGGCGTGCTGGAAAGAGAAACAAACCTTTTCCACGTCCAGCGTATCGGAACGATTATCTACCTGCGTGCAAGTATTGAAACGCTTTTTGAGAGAATCAGCGCAGAAACAAGCAAGCGGCCGCTTCTTCAGGATGCGTACACGGATAGTGATCTGCGATCTCGGCTGAGCGATATGCTAAAGCGACGCGAACCTCACTATTTGACCGCCTCTCTAATCGTTGACGTGGACGATCTGCAAAGTGCAGAGACTGTGGCGGAGCGCGTTTATAATGGTTTGAATCTCCGATGAATACGGCCGAGCTGTTTTTACGTCTTGGATCGCACTCGATTCCCGTTCGGCATGCCCAGCAGGGAGGGGAGTGGGCGGCTTCGGAGATTCGCTCAGCGATCGCAAGACGCGAAACGCGAATCCTGCTGGTAACGGATGAATGCGTCGCTCTGCATTATGAACAGGAGTTCCGTCAAGCGTTGACGGCGGCGGGCTTCGACGTCTCGGCGTTTGTTCTTCCGACGGGCGAACTGCATAAAACGCTCTCGCAGGTATCAGGTATCCTCGATACGCTTGCCGAAGAACGTTTCGCCCGCGATGATCTTGTGGTTGGATTCGGCGGCGGTGTCGTCACCGACATCGCAGGTTTTGCGGCGGCGATCTACCGCCGGGGAATGCCGTGGATCGCCGTACCGACCACGCTGATGGGTATGGTGGATGCGGCCATCGGCGGCAAGACCGGCATGGATCATCCGCTTGGGAAGAATCTCATCGGTACATTCCATCAGCCACTCGCCGTGTTCGCTCCGATGAACGTACTGACAACCCTGGATCCCCGCGAGTGGCTATCCGGTTCGGCGGAAGTGGTTAAATGCGCGCTCATCTCCGGCGGACGTCTCTGGCAATTGGTTCGTTCCCATGGACCCGATCTTGGCCGGTGGTCCAAAGTGGAGATGCACGAGGCGGTACGACTTGCGGCCGCCGTGAAAATCGAAATCGTTTCGCAGGACGAGCGCGATTTGGGTGTTCGTCGGCTCCTTAATCTCGGACACACTTTCGGACATGCGCTGGAAGCCGTCACTGGATACAGTCGGTTGACACATGGGGAAGCCGTCTTCTACGGTTTGAGGTCGGCCGTGCAAATGTCGGCAAGGCTCGGATTGCTTCCCGAAAAAACCGCCGCGGGAATAGACGAGGTTCTGGCGCGCGCACCGGTTCCCGCGGTTTGCATTGAACCGGAAGCCTTGACTGATGCACTCGAGCACGACAAGAAAACCGCTTCCGGCACTCTGCATTGGATCTTGCTGAGCGATATCGGCAAACTTCAGATTACTTCTGAAGTGTCTCGCGAGATCGTGAATGAAGCTGCCGATCGGCTCTGTCGGATCGCGCGCGCGGGTGTTGCGGGTGAATCTACCCAAATTCGGAAGAGGATTCTTGTCATTAACGGCCCCAATCTCAATCTGCTGGGAACGCGCCAGCCGGAGGCGTACGGAACTCGCAGCTACGAGGAGCTCATTCGGTGGCTTCGCAATGCTGCAGCAGAACGGGACGCAGAGCTGCTGGTTCGGCAATCCAACATCGAAGGCGAACTGGTCGAGATCGTGCAGCGAGCTCGACAGTGGGCCGATGGAATCATCATCAATCCGGGCGGATACACGCATACCTCGGTCGCCCTGCGCGATGCTATCTCGGGTGTAGATGTTCCGGCGGTGGAAGTGCACTTATCGGACGTCGCGAAGCGCGAACCGTTCCGGCAAGTATCCCTCGTTTCTCCGGTCTGCGTGGCAACAATTTTAGGCAAAGGATTTGACGGCTACGTGGAGGCTATGGATCTGCTGATCGGACGTCGGAAAATTCCTCGTGAACCTTGATAAGGAAGATATTGAGCAAATGGAGTGCAGAAAGACGTGGCGAACGAAAAAGTGCATTCGGTGGTGATTGTCGGTTCCGGTCCGGCCGGACTGACCGCCGCCATTTATGCCGGGCGTGCCAATCTGGATCCGGTCGTGATTGACGGAATGCAGCCCGGCGGACAGCTCATGATTACCACCGACGTCGAGAACTATCCCGGCTTTCCCGACGGAATCACCGGGCCTGAGCTCATGGAACTGTTCCGCAAGCAAGCGGCTCGTTTTGGAACAACTTTCATCGAGGACGAAGCCGTCTCGGTGGATGTGTCTGTGCGGCCGTTCGCCGTGAATCTCGGAGGAGGAGATCGGATTAAAGCGCACGCCGTCATCATCGCGTCGGGCGCATCGGCACGCTGGCTGAATATCGAAAGCGAGACTCGCTTGCGCGGCAAAGGCGTTTCAGCCTGCGCCACCTGCGACGGATTCTTTTTCCGCGGCAAGGTCGTGAGCGTGGTCGGCGGCGGCGACACAGCCATGGAAGAGGCGTCCTATTTGACGCGTCACGCCTCAAAAGTGATCCTCATTCATCGCCGCGATCAGTTCCGCGCTTCCAAGATCATGCAGGATCGGGTGCTCGGGAATCCCAAGATCGAGGTGGTGTGGGATTCGGTAATTGCCGAGATTCTCGATGACGGTACCGGCAGCCGCGTCACGGGA includes:
- a CDS encoding shikimate dehydrogenase; this translates as MNSEKTLRLGLIGRDISYSLSPRIHQWGLVTLGLYGEYRLYDIKADEIPSLLRSSEWDGLNVTVPHKTLVAGLCNILTEEARLSQSVNVLFRREGKIWGNTTDGKGFLCALNRLVEHPISVRRVLIIGSGGAARAVLLSLGRHSAIEHVVVASRNPEQTERNLALMKANCTVVSLEQAASELIEYDLVVQATPVGSAQVQGLPLPQPFRFAPIAHVMDLIYSPRKTEFLRLAESNGCRVQNGLLMLIGQAAASFKLWTNIPFPLERAMKELLPELEVA
- a CDS encoding aminodeoxychorismate/anthranilate synthase component II, giving the protein MIFILDNYDSFTYNLVQAVRGLGEAVHVARNDEVTAAGILERRPSGLILSPGPGRPEAAGNMPQIFAELADQLPILGVCLGHQMIARHYGGQIITASRLVHGKADLVRHDNRGVLRGLPDPFAAGRYHSLAVDKSRVPECLEISARSEDGEIMGLRHRKLPVNGVQFHPESILTPEGLQIIRNFISSTRRFPQPVRSTPSYA
- the aroA gene encoding 3-phosphoshikimate 1-carboxyvinyltransferase — translated: MSRAIITPTGRPLHGSPKLPGDKSISHRRALLSLYVDGDVVLENYSDGQDCQTTLSCLERLGKRVERTDNRVVLTGPAVSSNGELDCGNSGTTARLLMGILAGREGEWILRGDESLSRRPMERVADPLRRMGAQITTAGGRLPAWISGRKLHGIAYDSSLASAQVKSAVLLAALSAEGVTRYHEPFPSRYHTERILGISADGEGWITLDPARTRVETDRLSAVVPGDPSAAAFWVAAVVLVADSSLEMRGVLANPIRLSYLDALKSAGVRVLIRDEYASYGETVATIEAQYSPIGCFNLGRENVPGVIDELPVLAVMSACSDGISTFHGVSELRRKESNRLQLLAEGLTRMGALAEHDEDSLTIRGGALHGAEIETHGDHRIAMAFAVAALAAKGNSVIQDVECVAVSYPDFWEELDRMVPGSVKIEL
- a CDS encoding shikimate kinase → MGVIYLAGMTGAGKTTVGRCLASKLGCAFLDLDEEIERIAGTSIIEIFAADGEEVFRDLETASLVNIGETKDAVVALGAGVLERETNLFHVQRIGTIIYLRASIETLFERISAETSKRPLLQDAYTDSDLRSRLSDMLKRREPHYLTASLIVDVDDLQSAETVAERVYNGLNLR
- the aroB gene encoding 3-dehydroquinate synthase → MNTAELFLRLGSHSIPVRHAQQGGEWAASEIRSAIARRETRILLVTDECVALHYEQEFRQALTAAGFDVSAFVLPTGELHKTLSQVSGILDTLAEERFARDDLVVGFGGGVVTDIAGFAAAIYRRGMPWIAVPTTLMGMVDAAIGGKTGMDHPLGKNLIGTFHQPLAVFAPMNVLTTLDPREWLSGSAEVVKCALISGGRLWQLVRSHGPDLGRWSKVEMHEAVRLAAAVKIEIVSQDERDLGVRRLLNLGHTFGHALEAVTGYSRLTHGEAVFYGLRSAVQMSARLGLLPEKTAAGIDEVLARAPVPAVCIEPEALTDALEHDKKTASGTLHWILLSDIGKLQITSEVSREIVNEAADRLCRIARAGVAGESTQIRKRILVINGPNLNLLGTRQPEAYGTRSYEELIRWLRNAAAERDAELLVRQSNIEGELVEIVQRARQWADGIIINPGGYTHTSVALRDAISGVDVPAVEVHLSDVAKREPFRQVSLVSPVCVATILGKGFDGYVEAMDLLIGRRKIPREP
- a CDS encoding redoxin domain-containing protein, with amino-acid sequence MRRLDLPSDRMRAPEFPKEFAWVNSDRRLSLRDDLAGNVVVLDFWTYCCINCMHVLPDLEYIEHKYAGQPVVVIGVHSAKFDNESDPRNIETACARYDIAHPVIVDEGHRIWSTYGVRAWPTLVVLDPEGRVVGTLSGEGNRHALDAIVYTLLEEGRENGTLAASPPSIRRSGRVTASSGLAFPGKVLAESSGKFVFISDSNHDRVIVADPTGLVIAVAGSGRKGRSDGTFADAEFDNPQGLAYDSAENVLYVADTDNHLIRRLDLSTRLVETVAGTGEQVYDRAGGRVGRFQGLNSPWDLALIGDTLYIAMAGSHQLWVLDTKTFAVRAWAGSGYEDIQDGDGQHAALAQPSGFAYAGDWLYFADSEVSAVRKVNLKTREVMTLIGRGLFDFGDRDGKLSRALLQHPLGVAVHGDEILVADTYNHKIKRIHEAKGTVETIAGTGESLLASAREGELVLYEPGGISVAGDTLYIADTNHDRVIRYNLLNNAWSEFALRGLYAATETDVSLDHLPMQRVNVRPGAGLVLRLSADFADSIHLNTEAPIHYAFGSIGGIWNEIEGDVPPGKLPVTIRVPASALDSSREYLVELSLAYCTSDNRNLCVPTTLAWRLKPAENAQADSVTQLSGRIAPIRETISP
- the aroF gene encoding 3-deoxy-7-phosphoheptulonate synthase yields the protein MLIIMKSDATDEQIQSVVRSLEESGCSARVVSGSARTAIAVSGDERPLDPARVELLPGVLQALRVAEPFRLVTRENHAEDSVVHVGDVAVGGRELTVIAGPCAVESKQQLFETALRVKSCGVRLLRGGAYKPRTSPYSFQGLGEEGMRLLAEVGEAVGLPVVSEVVDEHSTELAKEFVDVIQIGARNMQNYVLLKRAARCGKPVLLKRGVAATLEEFLGAAEYIMAEGNPDVILCERGIRTFSDYTRNTLDLSIVPVIKAVSHLPIITDPSHATGRRDIVLPLARASIAAGADGVMVEIHPDPARALSDGNQSLYPLQLDDLTKQLAELAPSVGRTFSRSS
- the trxB gene encoding thioredoxin-disulfide reductase, whose protein sequence is MANEKVHSVVIVGSGPAGLTAAIYAGRANLDPVVIDGMQPGGQLMITTDVENYPGFPDGITGPELMELFRKQAARFGTTFIEDEAVSVDVSVRPFAVNLGGGDRIKAHAVIIASGASARWLNIESETRLRGKGVSACATCDGFFFRGKVVSVVGGGDTAMEEASYLTRHASKVILIHRRDQFRASKIMQDRVLGNPKIEVVWDSVIAEILDDGTGSRVTGVRVKNVKTNQLADIPCEGFFVAIGHTPNTEIVKGVLDTDDSGYLTHEPESSRTKIPGLFVAGDVHDNHYRQAVTAAGAGCKAAIDAERWLEAEGLVGA
- the aroC gene encoding chorismate synthase, translated to MIRYLTAGESHGKCLIGILDGFPAGLTISEDDIVHDLRRRQLGYGRGERMSIESDHAQILSGVRHGITLGSPIALLIENKDWPSWRDRMAIGVPESETDTEELTAPRPGHADYAGAIKYHHRDIRNVIERSSARETAMRVALAAVCRKFIAEFSIAVGSHVVRIANVTSNSDTSTLQADEINRRADASPVRTLDREAERATMAAIDEAGKRGDTVGGIFEVIATGVPVGLGSYVQQDRRLDAVLAQAMMSIPAVKSVEAGLGMDAATRFGSEVHDEMFPVDSDAITRKTNRAGGIEGGISNGEPIVLRVAMKPLPTLGRPLKTVDLATGEPTTALRERSDTCAVPAAAVIGEAMLLLALMNPFLVKFGGDSLTEIRRHFDAKPDSPWA